A section of the Gemmatimonadales bacterium genome encodes:
- a CDS encoding CDP-alcohol phosphatidyltransferase family protein, producing MTPAQTAVHRQPSSFSTADAITLVRIPLAIAFPLVTSVPVRLAILGVAAATDLGDGWVARRFGGSHIGAVLDPIADKLFVTVAFAVVWASGQLTWFEVVGVLARDIIATVAFVITIITGKATAVPARLGGKAVTLLQMVTLVLFVLQLNLVRRFAWATAAVALYAIYDYHQPFFRKLKTR from the coding sequence ATGACTCCCGCGCAGACGGCGGTGCACCGTCAACCCTCGTCGTTCTCCACCGCGGACGCGATCACCCTCGTCAGGATTCCGCTGGCGATCGCCTTTCCGCTGGTGACGAGCGTGCCGGTCCGCCTCGCGATTCTCGGCGTCGCGGCGGCGACCGATCTCGGCGACGGCTGGGTGGCGCGCCGCTTCGGCGGGTCGCACATCGGTGCTGTGCTCGATCCGATCGCCGACAAGCTCTTCGTCACGGTGGCGTTCGCCGTGGTCTGGGCGTCAGGACAGCTCACCTGGTTCGAAGTCGTTGGCGTGCTGGCGCGCGATATCATCGCGACGGTCGCCTTTGTCATCACGATCATCACGGGGAAGGCGACGGCGGTGCCTGCGCGCCTCGGTGGGAAAGCGGTGACGCTGCTGCAGATGGTGACGCTCGTGCTCTTCGTGCTCCAGCTCAATCTCGTGCGGCGATTCGCGTGGGCAACCGCGGCTGTGGCGCTCTACGCCATTTATGATTATCACCAACCGTTTTTCAGGAAGCTCAAGACGCGATGA
- a CDS encoding OsmC family protein — MTDDHKRYADLDWIGGLRFTAGAPGGPQILLDGDGKESTSPVTTLLCAAGACSGADVVSILEKKRIKITRFHVEVGGRRAEEYPRRFLEISLRFVLSGEGLTEAAARQAVDLSVQKYCSVLLSLNPDIPIRTDIVID; from the coding sequence ATGACCGACGATCACAAGCGGTACGCCGACCTCGACTGGATTGGTGGCTTGCGTTTCACCGCGGGCGCGCCCGGCGGCCCGCAGATCCTCCTCGACGGCGACGGGAAGGAATCGACGTCACCAGTCACCACGCTGCTCTGTGCGGCAGGGGCGTGTTCCGGCGCGGATGTGGTGAGCATTCTCGAAAAGAAGCGGATCAAGATCACACGCTTCCATGTCGAGGTAGGCGGACGCCGCGCCGAGGAGTATCCGCGGCGCTTCCTCGAGATTTCGTTGCGATTCGTGTTGTCGGGCGAAGGGCTGACCGAGGCTGCGGCGCGGCAGGCGGTCGACTTGTCGGTGCAGAAGTACTGCAGCGTGCTGCTCTCGCTCAATCCGGATATTCCGATCCGGACCGACATCGTCATCGACTAG
- a CDS encoding thioredoxin domain-containing protein produces MASGQKQFYIALAVIAIGGAAFIVSRIVSHPAISIPANVVVTAGDTSGFHGYELGLPSAPIEITEYADFQCPHCADFDQVQFPDVKARLIDNGKARLRFRDFPIEGDQSRVAAHAAACANDQGKFWEVKGSLFQRQADWAFHSNPMSTIRDIVRQAGVDVASWEACMKSAKYAGRIQASYDEGVKLGVTGTPTFLIDKHLYVGVGSDRLVKIVDSLTALGPQTTAGTASTTGQ; encoded by the coding sequence ATGGCGTCCGGCCAGAAACAGTTCTACATCGCCCTCGCGGTCATTGCCATCGGCGGTGCCGCGTTCATTGTTTCCCGGATCGTGAGCCATCCTGCGATCTCGATTCCCGCCAACGTGGTGGTAACAGCAGGCGACACCTCCGGGTTCCATGGCTACGAGCTGGGCCTGCCGAGCGCGCCGATCGAGATCACCGAGTACGCCGACTTCCAGTGTCCCCACTGCGCCGATTTCGACCAGGTGCAGTTTCCGGACGTGAAGGCGCGCCTGATCGACAACGGCAAGGCACGGCTGCGCTTCCGCGATTTCCCGATCGAGGGCGATCAGAGCCGCGTCGCCGCCCACGCCGCGGCGTGTGCCAACGATCAGGGGAAGTTCTGGGAGGTCAAGGGATCGCTCTTCCAGCGCCAGGCCGACTGGGCGTTCCATTCCAATCCGATGTCGACGATCAGGGATATCGTGCGCCAGGCCGGCGTCGATGTCGCCAGCTGGGAGGCGTGCATGAAGTCGGCGAAATACGCCGGCCGCATCCAGGCCTCGTATGACGAAGGGGTCAAGCTCGGTGTCACCGGTACCCCGACCTTCCTGATCGACAAGCACCTCTATGTCGGCGTCGGCAGCGACCGGCTGGTCAAGATCGTCGATTCGCTCACGGCGCTGGGACCTCAAACGACGGCGGGCACCGCGAGCACAACAGGGCAGTGA